A single Pseudomonas sp. HN11 DNA region contains:
- a CDS encoding YdgA family protein yields the protein MNKPAVVLLGFVVAVGVVSAGGAWYTGKQLEPVLQTAVQDANKELQRSMAGVDGTVNLELVSLDRGLFSSTAHYRLKGQGSFFGEQNPNPELLFVDHIEHGPLPFSRLVSLKWLPVMATSHYELEKNATTEKWFAAAKDMPPLKGVANIGYSRSVTGNLELLPLEFKDETSSVNFSGLNLDFDSTAEGKKVKVDGYMNSLKLDVVDANGAPFNAEFAGLTVASNLEKSTFGFYTGQNTVELSDTKLTFGPQKAVMTLKGFEQKDTSEVKDNNMSGRVDYKIDEIGYQGKPVGSAAMAVSLKNIDVPSGLVLTKLYQDKMQPVQAAAAAGQPVPELQLTEAEQTLAEANVNQLLAAKPHLALENLSLKTTHGESKFNLVVDLTKPTSMELPPVELGKQMVALLDANLTLSKPMIADVAALQAQVGGVTDPKAIEQQSQMASEMVSGMAVGTQLATLVGSDVVSKLHYANNEVTFNGQKMTVEQFIGFVMSKVGAVSGAQ from the coding sequence ATGAATAAGCCAGCCGTTGTTCTTTTAGGTTTCGTTGTCGCCGTCGGCGTCGTCAGTGCAGGCGGTGCCTGGTACACCGGTAAGCAGCTGGAACCGGTACTGCAAACGGCGGTACAGGACGCCAACAAGGAACTGCAACGTTCCATGGCCGGCGTCGACGGCACTGTTAACCTGGAGCTGGTGTCCCTGGACCGTGGCCTGTTCAGCAGCACCGCGCACTACCGTCTCAAGGGCCAAGGCTCGTTCTTCGGTGAGCAGAACCCGAACCCCGAGCTGTTGTTTGTCGACCATATCGAACACGGTCCGCTGCCGTTCTCGCGTCTGGTGTCGTTGAAATGGCTGCCGGTCATGGCTACCAGTCACTATGAACTGGAAAAGAACGCCACCACCGAAAAATGGTTCGCTGCCGCCAAAGACATGCCGCCGCTCAAAGGCGTGGCCAATATTGGCTACAGCCGTTCGGTGACCGGCAACCTCGAATTGCTGCCGCTGGAGTTCAAGGACGAGACCTCCTCGGTGAACTTCTCCGGCCTGAACCTGGACTTTGACAGCACCGCCGAGGGCAAGAAGGTCAAGGTGGATGGCTACATGAACAGCCTCAAGCTGGACGTAGTCGATGCCAACGGCGCGCCGTTCAATGCCGAATTCGCCGGCCTGACCGTGGCCAGCAACCTGGAGAAATCCACCTTCGGCTTCTACACCGGGCAGAACACCGTTGAGCTGAGCGATACCAAGCTCACGTTCGGCCCGCAGAAAGCGGTGATGACCCTCAAGGGCTTTGAGCAGAAAGACACCAGCGAAGTCAAAGACAACAACATGTCCGGCCGCGTCGATTACAAGATCGACGAGATCGGCTATCAGGGTAAACCGGTCGGCTCTGCCGCCATGGCCGTGAGCTTGAAGAACATCGACGTGCCGTCGGGCCTGGTGCTGACCAAGCTGTATCAGGACAAAATGCAGCCGGTGCAAGCCGCTGCTGCCGCCGGTCAACCGGTGCCTGAGCTGCAACTGACCGAAGCCGAGCAAACCCTGGCCGAAGCCAATGTCAACCAGTTGCTCGCCGCCAAACCGCACCTGGCATTGGAAAACCTGTCCCTGAAAACCACCCACGGTGAAAGCAAGTTCAACCTGGTGGTGGATCTGACCAAGCCTACGTCCATGGAACTGCCGCCGGTTGAACTGGGCAAGCAAATGGTTGCGCTGCTGGACGCCAACCTGACCCTGTCCAAGCCTATGATCGCCGACGTTGCCGCCCTGCAGGCGCAGGTCGGTGGTGTGACCGACCCTAAAGCCATCGAGCAGCAATCCCAGATGGCCAGCGAAATGGTCAGCGGCATGGCGGTCGGCACGCAGCTGGCGACCCTGGTCGGCAGCGACGTCGTGTCCAAGCTGCATTACGCCAACAATGAAGTGACCTTCAACGGCCAGAAAATGACGGTCGAGCAATTCATTGGCTTCGTGATGTCCAAAGTTGGTGCGGTGAGCGGCGCTCAGTAA
- the pgaB gene encoding poly-beta-1,6-N-acetyl-D-glucosamine N-deacetylase PgaB, with translation MTVLSRCLLILGVMLASACAQQPAPFTPPAERPTPANEAPWPKNHFLGIAYHDVEDRDPDQAVVAVRTERLIEQLAWLRENGYKAVSVDQILAARNGGPELPPKAIMLSFDDGYSSFYTRVMPILRAYRWPALLAPVGYWIDTPMNQPVDFAGQPRPRGEFLTWQQIREVSQSGLVEIAAHTDNNHKGILANPQGNLEPAATSLRFDPATGRYESQAQFDARMRADVAAISNKIQSVTGKKPRVWVWPYGAAKGTSLAIIGEQGYQMALTLEDGLDSSSDLMNSPRFLVASDPDGEHFANSMVAVQTKAPMRVLHVDLDNVYDPDPAQQARNLDQLVQRVVDMGAGTVFLQAFADPKGDGLVHELYFPNRHLPVRADLFNRVSWQLHTRAHAVVYAWMPVLSFALDPKLPRVTRWAPETGKVGLDPDQYKRLSPFDPQVRKIIGEIYEDLARNNAIDGVLYHDDAVFNDFEDASPAALKAYAAAGLPDTIEALRADPAVMQRWTRYKSRYLIDFTKELTAKVRAIGGPQIQTARNIFAEPMLNPGSEAWFAQNLDDFLQTYDWTAPMAMPLMEGQEYSHSNAWLEKLVATIKARPGAMERTVFELQAKDWRTKAAPDINAKQMAEWMGVLKRQGVTSFGYYPDNFLENSPDLKTVRPALSNQWNP, from the coding sequence ATGACCGTCCTCAGCCGTTGCTTGTTGATCCTGGGCGTAATGCTGGCCAGTGCCTGTGCCCAGCAACCCGCGCCCTTTACTCCACCCGCCGAGCGGCCGACACCGGCCAACGAAGCGCCGTGGCCGAAAAACCATTTCCTGGGCATTGCCTACCACGACGTCGAGGATCGCGACCCCGATCAGGCGGTGGTGGCGGTGCGTACCGAGCGTTTGATCGAGCAGTTGGCCTGGCTGCGCGAGAACGGCTACAAGGCGGTCAGCGTCGACCAGATTCTGGCGGCGCGCAACGGTGGGCCTGAGTTGCCGCCCAAAGCGATCATGCTCAGCTTCGATGATGGCTATTCCAGCTTCTACACGCGGGTGATGCCGATCCTGCGTGCCTACCGCTGGCCAGCCTTGTTGGCGCCTGTGGGCTACTGGATCGACACACCGATGAACCAGCCTGTGGACTTCGCCGGCCAGCCACGGCCGCGGGGTGAGTTCCTGACCTGGCAGCAGATCCGCGAAGTATCCCAGTCGGGCCTGGTGGAAATCGCCGCACACACCGACAACAACCACAAAGGCATCCTGGCCAACCCGCAGGGCAACCTGGAGCCGGCGGCGACCTCGCTGCGCTTCGATCCGGCTACCGGGCGCTATGAAAGCCAGGCGCAGTTCGATGCGCGCATGCGGGCTGACGTTGCGGCGATCTCCAACAAGATTCAAAGCGTCACCGGCAAGAAACCACGGGTGTGGGTATGGCCTTACGGTGCCGCCAAAGGTACCTCGCTGGCGATCATTGGCGAGCAGGGTTACCAGATGGCCCTGACCCTGGAAGATGGCCTCGACAGCTCCAGTGACTTGATGAACAGCCCGCGTTTCCTGGTGGCCTCCGACCCGGACGGCGAGCATTTCGCCAATAGCATGGTTGCGGTGCAAACCAAGGCACCGATGCGCGTATTGCATGTGGACCTGGATAACGTCTACGACCCGGACCCGGCCCAACAAGCGCGCAATCTCGACCAGTTGGTGCAGCGCGTGGTGGACATGGGGGCGGGCACCGTGTTCCTGCAAGCCTTCGCCGACCCCAAGGGCGACGGCCTGGTGCATGAGTTGTACTTCCCCAACCGCCACTTACCGGTGCGCGCCGACCTGTTCAACCGCGTTTCCTGGCAGTTGCACACTCGCGCCCATGCCGTGGTGTATGCCTGGATGCCGGTGCTCAGTTTCGCCCTCGATCCCAAGCTGCCGCGCGTGACGCGTTGGGCCCCGGAAACCGGCAAGGTCGGGCTCGACCCGGACCAATACAAACGCCTGTCGCCGTTTGACCCGCAGGTACGCAAGATCATCGGTGAGATCTACGAGGACCTGGCGCGCAACAACGCCATCGACGGTGTGCTGTACCACGACGATGCGGTGTTCAACGATTTCGAAGATGCCAGCCCCGCCGCGCTCAAAGCTTACGCCGCCGCCGGCCTGCCGGACACGATCGAGGCTCTGCGCGCCGATCCGGCGGTGATGCAGCGCTGGACCCGCTACAAAAGCCGTTACCTGATTGACTTCACCAAGGAACTGACCGCCAAGGTCCGCGCCATCGGGGGGCCGCAGATACAGACCGCGCGCAATATTTTCGCCGAACCGATGCTCAACCCCGGCAGCGAAGCCTGGTTCGCGCAGAACCTCGATGACTTCCTGCAGACCTACGACTGGACCGCGCCCATGGCCATGCCGTTGATGGAAGGCCAGGAGTACAGCCACTCCAATGCCTGGTTGGAAAAGCTGGTTGCCACGATCAAGGCGCGCCCCGGCGCCATGGAGCGCACCGTGTTTGAACTGCAAGCCAAAGACTGGCGCACCAAAGCCGCACCGGACATCAATGCCAAGCAGATGGCTGAATGGATGGGTGTACTCAAGCGCCAGGGTGTCACGAGTTTTGGCTACTACCCGGATAACTTCCTGGAAAATTCCCCGGACCTGAAGACTGTGCGTCCGGCCCTTTCCAACCAATGGAACCCTTGA
- the pgaA gene encoding poly-beta-1,6 N-acetyl-D-glucosamine export porin PgaA gives MLRTLPLSASGRLRLLIGVTLCSQLLMPTFAMADPAYDALIIQARNGNFTPALTQLRQLPAERRTPGQISDHLVIAGWAGQDAEVLKVYEAQGQNRNLTAQALATVARTYRNQKLWAQAEAVYRKALLREPNNVDLQLGLALTQADGGKASEAVQRARALVAAKPDDPNRRMALGYALTRAGLQYDALHEFDQAFILAGDKPEVAREYVVALQKARLPEPALRLSAQRPGLVDPVTQRRLEGDLAAERVRMAEFATRTEKERYVIADRALQGYDQLLARWTPDPTAKDDVVRWRIDRLGALKARARTAEVIREYETLQAEGVQLPTYAVRWVAASYLDQRLPEKAAPLYRQALTAPDADVGDRVEDSTALFYALLENDQVDEARAVAKHLADSQKPRVELKGLPIGNPNDEWMDAQQLAAQAGTYGADLPSSEKALEELVGKAPGSIGLRLAQAEMYRARDWPRRAERSLKETETQSPRDIGLEMSQGFTALDLQEWRQLDILTDDVVARNPDNRQVQRLKRLRDVHDMAELRVEAYTGKSFGGGNNGDAGAVSGSRDWGIESRIYTPPIDEDWRLFAGAGYATADFEEGTGHHRWQVVGVERRTRDMTIEAEVSNHSYGDGSKQGAAVSVARDINDNWQYGGSLGYLLSTTPLRALNDGITANGGSGFIRWRANESREWKLTLSPSHFSDGNDRFEALLSGREGLYSSPKVQVDLGLEVGASRNSKEDTVYFNPKSDFTVLPVLNINHVLYHRYETQWSQQFQVGAGTYSQQDYSTGGIGLVGYGQRFRWNDVLDAGANLSLISRPYDGDRERDLRLLVDLTYRF, from the coding sequence ATGCTGCGAACACTCCCACTCAGTGCCTCAGGCCGGTTAAGGCTGCTCATCGGGGTAACCTTGTGCAGCCAGTTGCTGATGCCCACCTTTGCCATGGCCGACCCAGCCTATGACGCCCTGATTATCCAGGCGCGCAACGGCAACTTCACACCTGCCCTCACTCAGTTACGCCAATTGCCTGCCGAGCGCCGGACGCCAGGCCAGATCAGCGATCACTTGGTGATCGCCGGCTGGGCCGGCCAGGATGCCGAAGTGCTGAAGGTGTATGAGGCGCAGGGTCAGAATCGCAACCTGACCGCCCAGGCGCTGGCCACGGTCGCACGTACCTATCGCAACCAGAAGCTGTGGGCGCAGGCCGAGGCGGTCTATCGCAAGGCGCTGCTGCGTGAGCCGAACAATGTCGACCTGCAACTGGGCCTGGCCCTTACCCAGGCCGACGGCGGCAAAGCCAGCGAAGCCGTGCAACGTGCCCGCGCATTGGTGGCCGCCAAACCGGACGATCCCAATCGACGCATGGCCCTGGGTTATGCGCTGACCCGCGCGGGTTTGCAGTACGACGCGCTGCACGAATTCGACCAGGCGTTTATCCTCGCAGGCGACAAACCGGAAGTCGCCCGTGAGTACGTGGTCGCCTTGCAAAAAGCACGTCTGCCCGAGCCTGCGTTGCGCTTGTCGGCCCAGCGTCCAGGGCTTGTCGACCCGGTGACCCAGCGTCGCCTGGAAGGTGACCTGGCCGCCGAGCGTGTGCGCATGGCCGAGTTCGCTACGCGTACCGAGAAAGAGCGTTATGTCATCGCGGATCGCGCCTTGCAGGGCTACGACCAACTCCTCGCGCGCTGGACCCCGGACCCCACGGCCAAGGACGACGTGGTGCGCTGGCGCATTGACCGCCTGGGTGCGCTCAAGGCGCGGGCGCGTACCGCCGAGGTGATCCGAGAGTACGAAACCCTCCAAGCCGAAGGTGTGCAGTTGCCCACCTATGCAGTGCGTTGGGTAGCAGCCTCCTACCTCGACCAGCGCCTGCCGGAAAAAGCCGCGCCGTTGTATCGCCAGGCCCTGACGGCTCCAGATGCAGACGTGGGTGACCGTGTTGAAGACAGCACTGCCTTGTTCTACGCCTTGCTCGAAAACGATCAGGTAGATGAAGCGCGGGCGGTCGCCAAGCACTTGGCCGACAGCCAGAAACCCCGGGTTGAACTCAAGGGACTGCCTATCGGCAACCCGAACGATGAGTGGATGGACGCCCAACAATTGGCTGCCCAGGCCGGCACCTATGGTGCCGACCTGCCGTCGAGCGAAAAGGCTCTGGAAGAGTTGGTGGGCAAGGCCCCTGGCAGCATCGGCCTGCGCCTGGCGCAAGCCGAGATGTACCGTGCTCGCGACTGGCCCCGGCGCGCCGAACGTTCACTGAAGGAAACCGAAACGCAAAGCCCGCGTGACATTGGCCTGGAGATGTCCCAAGGCTTCACGGCCCTGGACCTGCAGGAGTGGCGTCAGCTCGACATCCTCACCGACGACGTGGTCGCCCGTAACCCGGACAACCGCCAGGTGCAGCGCCTCAAACGCCTGCGTGATGTACATGACATGGCCGAACTGCGGGTCGAGGCCTACACCGGTAAAAGCTTCGGCGGCGGCAACAATGGCGATGCCGGTGCCGTCTCGGGTAGCCGCGACTGGGGTATTGAAAGTCGGATCTACACGCCGCCCATCGACGAAGACTGGCGCCTGTTCGCCGGGGCCGGTTATGCCACTGCCGACTTTGAAGAAGGCACCGGCCATCACCGCTGGCAAGTGGTGGGCGTAGAGCGACGTACCCGCGACATGACCATTGAAGCCGAGGTTTCCAACCACTCCTACGGCGATGGTTCAAAACAAGGTGCCGCCGTGTCGGTTGCCCGCGACATCAACGACAACTGGCAGTACGGCGGTAGCCTCGGCTACCTGCTGTCCACCACGCCATTACGGGCGTTGAATGACGGGATCACCGCTAACGGCGGCAGCGGTTTTATCCGCTGGCGCGCCAATGAAAGCCGCGAGTGGAAACTGACCCTCAGCCCTTCCCATTTCAGCGACGGCAATGACCGCTTCGAAGCCTTGCTCAGCGGCCGCGAAGGCCTCTACAGCTCGCCGAAAGTGCAAGTGGACCTGGGCCTGGAAGTCGGTGCCAGCCGCAACAGCAAGGAAGACACGGTCTACTTCAACCCGAAGTCGGACTTCACCGTGTTGCCTGTCCTCAACATCAATCATGTGCTCTATCACCGCTACGAGACCCAGTGGAGTCAGCAGTTCCAGGTCGGTGCGGGTACGTATAGCCAGCAGGATTATTCCACGGGTGGTATCGGTCTGGTGGGCTACGGCCAACGCTTTCGCTGGAACGATGTCCTGGACGCCGGCGCCAACCTGAGCCTGATCAGCCGACCTTATGACGGCGATCGCGAACGCGATCTGCGTCTGCTCGTCGACCTCACTTACCGTTTCTAA